The following are encoded in a window of Candidatus Zixiibacteriota bacterium genomic DNA:
- the purM gene encoding phosphoribosylformylglycinamidine cyclo-ligase, with product MDKPPRRKGITYAEAGVDIKAGDQAVERIKALARKTFNSQVLSEIGSFGGFFRPDFKGLKSPVLIASADGVGTKLKLAFMTGKHDTVGEDLVNHCVNDILVHGARPLFFLDYIATGKLRPDVIADIVAGFSHGCQKVGMALLGGETAEMPDFYAPGEYDLAGFIVGAVDEHHIVNGSSIRVGDICIGLASNGLHTNGYSLARKVVFDIAGLEPGDLLPDSNMTIEHALMQVHRCYAPVIHPLLKDHQIKGMAHITGGGIPGNLNRILPDRLSARIRRHVMPIPPIFDFLQKEGEIDDEEMYRAFNMGVGYIIVVAPEAVGPVIDRLAEQGERGYEIGEIIKGDHKVVLV from the coding sequence ATGGATAAGCCCCCTCGCAGGAAAGGTATCACCTACGCCGAGGCCGGGGTCGATATCAAGGCCGGTGACCAGGCGGTGGAGCGAATCAAGGCGCTGGCGCGCAAGACCTTCAACAGCCAGGTGCTGAGCGAAATCGGCTCATTCGGGGGCTTCTTTCGGCCGGATTTCAAAGGGCTCAAAAGCCCGGTGCTGATTGCGTCGGCCGACGGTGTCGGCACCAAGCTCAAACTCGCCTTCATGACCGGAAAGCATGACACGGTCGGCGAGGATCTGGTCAACCACTGTGTGAATGACATCCTGGTCCACGGCGCCCGGCCGCTGTTTTTTCTCGACTATATCGCTACCGGCAAGTTGAGACCGGACGTAATCGCGGACATTGTCGCTGGCTTCAGTCATGGATGTCAGAAAGTCGGGATGGCGCTTTTGGGCGGTGAGACCGCCGAAATGCCGGATTTCTACGCCCCCGGCGAATACGATCTGGCCGGGTTTATCGTGGGGGCGGTCGATGAGCATCACATCGTCAACGGTTCATCGATTCGGGTGGGTGACATATGTATCGGGCTGGCGTCGAACGGCCTTCATACCAACGGGTATTCCCTGGCGCGAAAAGTAGTTTTTGACATCGCCGGGCTCGAGCCGGGCGACCTGCTTCCCGACAGTAATATGACCATCGAGCATGCCCTCATGCAGGTGCACCGCTGCTATGCCCCCGTGATTCACCCGCTGCTGAAAGACCACCAGATCAAAGGGATGGCGCATATCACCGGCGGCGGAATACCGGGCAATTTGAACCGGATCCTGCCGGACCGGCTGTCGGCGAGAATCCGGCGACATGTCATGCCGATCCCGCCGATATTCGATTTCCTGCAGAAGGAAGGAGAAATCGACGACGAAGAGATGTATCGGGCGTTTAACATGGGGGTGGGGTATATCATTGTGGTGGCTCCCGAGGCGGTCGGCCCGGTGATCGATAGGCTGGCCGAGCAGGGCGAACGGGGGTACGAGATCGGCGAGATTATTAAAGGCGATCATAAGGTCGTCCTGGTCTGA
- a CDS encoding M23 family metallopeptidase — protein MTRVSTNAVALLAVLLILGTTAYGQNPVWPLKGEIDLSSGYGDLRAGRFHVGLDLRTGGRIGAKVYAPVDGYIWRIKMSYRGYGKGLYLKGDDKHIYVFGHLSGFPDAITKAVTDEQFQLERYYVELTFPPDSIRVKKGDLIAFSGQTGVGAPHLHFEKRTADNLPLNPLLHGFDLDDRVPPTLERLGIQLLDNHSLFAQGRRKLFLPVKKISAGKYRAERTLALDAPFGFLVDGFDQMRPGGMRQAIHKLTMYIDSVPYYESVFDTLPFEVGSAVSLLFDPAEAANGERRVRRMFRPVAQDAIWPEARACYGGRSPGTCAYGVDSPPRVGRHEVLIVGEDAAGNRSELTFHFNYVEPGSTESAAARSSYEFQNDTTPTLEGYELADDGLIMQIRASDRKHYLFFRAKSPHETLLDPHDLESYRLQDEIKNKGIDLAVVGWDGDRQLRSGDDQFTLTVPKGALFRPQFLAVKATDPLRGTQPIPVSQVYRVEPQSLPMKGQFKVAIKLDPSTPGIRQAGLGWSAEKGDAWTWIDNGELGDSVAEGTSSGGGLFTVVLDAAAPTITGLNLKNGHKYTNRRPEVTFKLSDNLSGFEDDRAIDVRIDGQWLLPELDVETGRCVAKLKGPLDIGKHQLSIVVLDRAGNRAERTLEFEIVKQSKSKSTK, from the coding sequence ATGACCAGAGTATCGACCAATGCCGTCGCCTTGTTAGCCGTGCTACTCATTTTGGGGACAACAGCTTACGGCCAGAACCCAGTATGGCCGCTCAAGGGGGAGATCGATCTGTCCTCCGGCTACGGAGACCTCCGCGCCGGCCGGTTCCATGTTGGTCTGGACCTCCGCACGGGCGGCCGGATCGGCGCCAAAGTGTATGCACCGGTGGACGGGTACATCTGGCGGATCAAGATGTCCTATCGCGGGTACGGCAAGGGTTTGTATCTAAAAGGGGACGACAAGCACATCTACGTCTTCGGGCATCTGTCCGGATTTCCAGACGCCATCACCAAAGCGGTTACCGACGAGCAGTTTCAGCTCGAACGCTACTATGTCGAGCTTACCTTCCCACCGGATTCCATTCGGGTCAAGAAAGGAGACCTAATCGCCTTCTCCGGACAGACCGGCGTGGGGGCACCACATCTCCACTTTGAAAAACGCACCGCGGATAATCTGCCGCTGAACCCGTTATTGCATGGGTTCGACCTCGACGATCGCGTACCGCCAACCTTGGAGCGTCTGGGGATTCAGTTGCTCGATAACCACTCCCTTTTCGCGCAGGGTCGCCGCAAGTTGTTCCTGCCGGTCAAGAAGATTTCCGCCGGCAAGTACCGGGCGGAACGTACGCTCGCCCTGGATGCTCCTTTCGGATTTCTGGTCGACGGTTTCGATCAGATGCGCCCCGGCGGTATGCGCCAGGCTATTCACAAACTGACGATGTACATCGATAGTGTCCCTTATTACGAATCGGTTTTCGACACGCTGCCGTTCGAGGTCGGTTCGGCGGTATCGCTCCTGTTTGATCCGGCAGAGGCAGCCAACGGTGAGAGGCGGGTGCGGCGGATGTTTCGCCCGGTGGCTCAGGACGCGATCTGGCCCGAGGCGCGCGCCTGCTACGGCGGTCGTTCGCCCGGGACCTGCGCCTATGGAGTCGACTCGCCGCCGCGCGTGGGCCGTCACGAGGTGCTAATAGTCGGCGAGGATGCGGCGGGGAACCGCTCAGAGCTGACGTTTCATTTCAATTATGTCGAACCGGGTTCGACTGAGTCGGCGGCAGCAAGATCGTCATACGAATTCCAGAACGACACCACACCCACATTGGAAGGGTATGAATTGGCGGATGACGGTCTTATAATGCAGATCAGGGCGAGTGACCGAAAGCACTACCTTTTCTTCCGGGCGAAGTCGCCGCATGAGACGCTTCTGGACCCGCATGATCTGGAATCATACCGGCTTCAGGATGAGATCAAAAATAAAGGTATTGATCTGGCGGTGGTCGGCTGGGACGGGGACCGGCAGTTACGATCCGGCGATGACCAGTTCACACTGACGGTACCCAAAGGAGCTCTATTTCGGCCGCAGTTTCTCGCCGTGAAAGCAACTGATCCTCTGCGCGGAACCCAACCGATTCCTGTCTCGCAGGTATACCGGGTCGAACCCCAGTCACTCCCCATGAAGGGACAGTTCAAAGTCGCCATAAAGCTGGACCCGTCCACGCCCGGCATTCGTCAGGCGGGCCTTGGCTGGTCGGCTGAGAAGGGAGATGCCTGGACCTGGATTGACAACGGCGAGCTGGGCGACAGTGTCGCCGAGGGGACCTCCTCGGGCGGCGGCCTGTTTACGGTCGTGCTCGATGCCGCGGCGCCGACTATCACCGGTCTGAATTTGAAAAACGGTCACAAGTACACCAATCGGCGTCCCGAGGTGACATTCAAACTGAGCGACAACCTCTCCGGGTTCGAGGATGACCGGGCTATCGACGTGCGCATTGACGGCCAGTGGCTGCTTCCGGAACTCGATGTCGAAACCGGTCGCTGCGTGGCGAAACTGAAAGGTCCGCTTGACATCGGAAAACATCAGTTGAGTATTGTGGTCCTGGACCGTGCCGGCAATCGTGCGGAACGAACACTCGAATTCGAGATAGTGAAGCAGAGTAAGAGTAAGAGTACGAAATAG
- a CDS encoding thioredoxin family protein: MSSVAKYAGALAALTLVAISSGHADNDAKANTEPATTVSPVAEIGKPAPVFSLPDTDGKTHTLKQYLDAGKTVVLYWFNANCPVVIRHFEVNHTFGNLYAAYDKRNVAFIAINSTNPDHPQFGGDVERKSKWSIQHPILLDPTGAVGKMYGAKTTPHVYIITPDGVLRYAGAVDDDPQNQKDAKGKVSYVSQALDDIFAGKPVTVAETKPYGCGVKYAQ, from the coding sequence ATGTCATCAGTTGCAAAGTACGCCGGCGCTTTGGCGGCGCTGACACTTGTCGCCATCTCGTCCGGCCATGCCGATAACGATGCAAAAGCCAATACCGAGCCGGCTACAACCGTATCGCCAGTCGCCGAAATCGGCAAGCCCGCGCCGGTATTCAGTCTGCCGGATACCGACGGCAAGACCCACACTCTGAAGCAGTATCTCGACGCCGGCAAGACGGTCGTTCTCTACTGGTTCAATGCCAACTGTCCGGTTGTCATCCGCCACTTTGAAGTCAACCATACGTTCGGCAACCTGTACGCCGCCTACGACAAACGTAATGTTGCATTCATTGCCATCAACTCGACCAACCCCGACCATCCGCAGTTCGGCGGCGATGTCGAGCGCAAGTCCAAGTGGTCGATCCAGCATCCCATCCTGCTTGACCCTACCGGCGCCGTCGGCAAGATGTACGGCGCCAAGACCACGCCGCATGTCTACATTATCACTCCGGATGGCGTTCTCCGCTACGCTGGTGCTGTGGACGATGACCCGCAGAATCAGAAAGATGCCAAGGGCAAGGTCAGTTACGTTAGCCAGGCGCTCGACGACATTTTCGCGGGCAAGCCGGTGACAGTAGCCGAAACCAAACCGTACGGCTGCGGTGTCAAGTACGCCCAGTAG
- a CDS encoding NADP-dependent malic enzyme yields the protein MITRQQALDYHSQGKRGKIEVRPTKPCSTQVDLSLAYTPGVAEPCKMIHQNPADVYKYTAKGNLVAVVSNGTAVLGLGNIGAAAGKPVMEGKGVLFKRFADIDVFDIELATEDPDEVIKACQLLEPTFGGINLEDIKGPECFYIEETLKATMKIPVFHDDQHGTAIISAAALLNALELVNKDISKVRVVYSGAGAAGIACAKLYISLGVKPDNILMVDSKGVMYEGRDEKWNKYKAQFVRKTNCRTIADALVDADVFVGVSVKDLVTQDMVKKMAKDPILFAMANPDPEITYPDVVAVRKDAIMATGRSDYPNQVNNVLGFPFIFRGALDVHATAINEEMKIAAVHALARLAKEDVPENVAKAYGVEYFRFGREYIIPKPFDSRVLVWEASAVAKAAMDSGVAQAPIDIDEYKKQLEGRIGQGRIFMNVVFDKAKKSPKRVVFPEGDSSRIIRAAKIVEQEGIAKPIVLGKLDDIRKLAVKYEIDLTGITIIDPISSPKLESYAEAYYKRRCRKGVTLEKARDQMLSRTYFGIMMLAQGDCDAVLSGVTSDYPHTIRPALQMIDLSPGVTRVSGLYALVKDSKLYLFADTTVNINPTAEELAEIAIGAAKVARGFNMKPRIAMLSFSNFGSAPLPESNKVALATRLVREKAPELMVDGEMQLDTALMPDYLKRHFPFSRLTEEANVLIFPDLNSGNIAYKLALNLGGLKGIGPILMGLSRPVHVLHRTLDVGEIVDMAAIAVMDAQKHQV from the coding sequence ATGATTACCAGACAACAGGCTCTGGATTACCACTCGCAAGGCAAACGGGGCAAGATCGAAGTCCGCCCCACTAAACCGTGCAGTACGCAGGTCGACTTATCGCTCGCCTATACCCCCGGGGTTGCCGAGCCCTGCAAAATGATTCATCAGAACCCGGCCGACGTTTACAAGTACACCGCCAAGGGGAATCTGGTTGCGGTGGTCTCCAACGGCACCGCGGTGCTTGGACTGGGCAATATCGGCGCCGCCGCCGGTAAGCCGGTCATGGAAGGCAAAGGCGTTCTTTTCAAGAGGTTTGCCGATATCGACGTGTTCGATATTGAACTCGCCACCGAGGATCCCGATGAGGTCATCAAGGCGTGTCAACTGCTGGAGCCGACTTTCGGCGGTATCAATCTCGAGGACATCAAGGGACCGGAGTGTTTCTATATCGAAGAGACCCTCAAGGCGACAATGAAAATTCCGGTCTTCCACGATGACCAGCACGGCACGGCGATTATTTCCGCGGCCGCGCTGCTCAATGCATTGGAATTGGTCAACAAAGATATCAGCAAAGTCCGGGTGGTTTACTCAGGAGCCGGCGCCGCCGGTATCGCCTGCGCCAAGCTCTACATTTCGCTCGGGGTCAAGCCTGATAACATACTTATGGTCGATTCCAAGGGCGTGATGTATGAGGGACGCGATGAGAAGTGGAACAAGTACAAAGCGCAGTTCGTCCGCAAAACCAATTGCCGGACCATTGCCGATGCCCTTGTTGACGCCGATGTGTTCGTGGGCGTTTCCGTGAAGGATCTGGTCACGCAGGACATGGTCAAGAAGATGGCCAAGGATCCAATCCTGTTCGCTATGGCTAATCCCGACCCGGAGATCACTTATCCCGACGTAGTAGCGGTCCGCAAGGACGCAATCATGGCGACCGGTCGCTCGGATTATCCCAACCAGGTCAACAACGTGCTCGGCTTCCCGTTTATTTTCCGCGGTGCGCTCGATGTCCATGCCACTGCGATCAATGAGGAGATGAAAATCGCCGCCGTCCACGCCCTGGCGCGGCTCGCCAAGGAAGACGTTCCTGAAAATGTCGCCAAGGCGTACGGGGTCGAATACTTCCGATTCGGCCGGGAGTATATCATCCCGAAACCGTTCGACAGCCGCGTGCTGGTGTGGGAGGCCTCGGCAGTCGCGAAAGCGGCCATGGACAGCGGTGTCGCCCAGGCGCCGATCGATATCGACGAGTACAAAAAACAGCTCGAAGGTCGAATCGGCCAGGGCCGCATCTTCATGAACGTGGTTTTCGACAAGGCCAAGAAGTCTCCCAAGCGCGTGGTCTTCCCGGAAGGCGATTCCAGTCGCATCATCCGGGCGGCCAAGATTGTCGAGCAGGAAGGTATCGCCAAACCGATCGTTCTTGGTAAGTTGGACGATATTAGGAAACTGGCGGTGAAATACGAAATCGACCTCACCGGTATCACTATTATCGATCCTATTTCGTCGCCCAAGCTTGAGAGCTATGCCGAAGCCTACTACAAGCGGCGCTGCCGCAAAGGGGTGACTCTCGAAAAAGCCCGAGACCAGATGCTGAGCCGCACCTATTTCGGCATCATGATGCTGGCCCAGGGCGACTGTGACGCGGTCCTGTCGGGGGTGACATCGGATTACCCCCACACGATCCGACCGGCATTGCAGATGATCGATCTCAGTCCCGGCGTGACCCGCGTTTCGGGCCTGTATGCACTGGTGAAAGATTCCAAACTGTACCTGTTTGCCGATACGACGGTCAACATCAACCCGACCGCCGAGGAACTGGCCGAGATCGCGATCGGCGCCGCCAAGGTCGCGCGCGGGTTTAACATGAAACCGCGCATCGCCATGCTCTCGTTCTCCAACTTTGGTTCGGCTCCGCTGCCGGAATCGAACAAAGTGGCGCTGGCCACCCGGCTGGTACGGGAGAAGGCGCCCGAGCTGATGGTCGACGGCGAGATGCAGCTCGATACCGCGCTTATGCCCGACTATTTGAAGCGGCACTTCCCCTTCTCACGACTGACCGAGGAGGCCAACGTGCTGATCTTCCCGGACCTGAACTCAGGCAACATCGCCTACAAGCTGGCGCTGAACTTGGGCGGACTCAAGGGCATCGGTCCTATTCTGATGGGCCTGTCCCGACCGGTCCACGTGCTGCATCGTACGCTCGATGTCGGCGAGATTGTCGACATGGCGGCGATCGCGGTCATGGATGCCCAGAAGCACCAGGTGTGA
- the lnt gene encoding apolipoprotein N-acyltransferase, with product MILPRDVEVRKRRLELTIWAFLLSLAFYPDWPGFLAWFSLVRPIMIISRMPGRAAFSSAYLFAFCFNAFSLYWVAQVSPPGVFSAVAIVSLYFAAIFSIFNKLYRFKPIYGIVALPFLWVGLEYFRTLSEFAFPWSDLGYTQSYYLYILQVVSLIGVHGLSFLILVVNILLWQILRREVDIARRVTAGWVSLGIVVLLIACGWAVTPPIQIPGKYPVAILQGSVPVNVKWAEDNEEYSFKLYDSLARSLGERVNLVVWPETAAPSYVSHDEARRSQLANLAADMSTCHLVGALGAMRLGENWRHFNSAYFFDSTGRQGGRYDKVKLVPFTEQSPYQDQLPFLRKEFITRYLSFIETYDVPFWSDFYPGDSAMLFEASGSLFGPLICYEVTFPEYVRKLILDGADFIVEITNDTWFGHSVGIHMHSRVFVTRAVENRCWGVRAANSGLSYVVDAHGRIREQLPLDAVSPLTAKISLLDGFSLFTRTGDVAGKLSFLITLVLAVILPLAWVLKKVRASRAT from the coding sequence TTGATCCTCCCCCGGGACGTGGAGGTCAGAAAGCGACGCCTGGAATTGACGATCTGGGCGTTTCTTCTGTCCCTGGCGTTTTATCCCGACTGGCCCGGCTTTCTCGCGTGGTTCTCGCTCGTGCGGCCGATCATGATCATATCGCGCATGCCGGGACGAGCCGCCTTCAGCTCGGCCTATCTGTTTGCGTTCTGTTTTAATGCCTTCTCGCTTTACTGGGTCGCGCAGGTATCGCCGCCGGGAGTATTCTCGGCCGTGGCAATTGTCTCGCTTTACTTTGCCGCGATCTTCAGCATCTTCAACAAGCTGTACCGGTTCAAACCGATCTACGGAATTGTCGCCCTGCCCTTTCTCTGGGTCGGGCTAGAATACTTTCGCACACTCTCCGAGTTTGCTTTCCCGTGGTCTGATCTCGGTTACACCCAGAGCTACTACCTGTACATTCTGCAGGTAGTGTCTCTGATCGGCGTCCACGGCCTGTCGTTTCTCATTCTGGTGGTCAATATCCTGCTGTGGCAGATACTGAGGCGCGAGGTAGATATCGCCCGCCGGGTCACTGCCGGCTGGGTTTCGCTGGGGATTGTCGTGCTGTTGATCGCCTGCGGCTGGGCGGTCACTCCGCCGATTCAGATACCGGGCAAGTACCCGGTCGCGATCCTGCAGGGCTCGGTGCCGGTCAATGTGAAGTGGGCCGAGGATAACGAGGAATACAGCTTCAAGCTGTATGATTCGCTGGCCCGCTCGCTGGGTGAAAGAGTCAATCTCGTGGTGTGGCCGGAAACCGCCGCCCCCAGCTACGTGTCGCACGACGAGGCCCGTCGCTCCCAACTTGCGAATCTCGCTGCTGATATGTCAACCTGTCACCTGGTCGGAGCCCTGGGGGCCATGCGCCTGGGCGAGAACTGGCGTCACTTCAACTCCGCTTACTTCTTTGATTCGACCGGCAGACAGGGCGGACGATACGACAAGGTCAAGCTGGTGCCGTTTACCGAACAGTCGCCGTACCAGGACCAACTCCCGTTTCTGCGAAAGGAATTCATCACCCGGTATCTGTCCTTCATCGAGACTTACGATGTTCCCTTCTGGTCGGATTTCTATCCGGGCGACTCGGCGATGTTGTTCGAAGCGTCCGGCTCACTGTTCGGCCCGCTGATCTGCTACGAGGTCACGTTCCCGGAGTATGTTCGGAAGCTGATTCTTGACGGCGCCGATTTCATAGTGGAGATCACCAACGATACCTGGTTCGGCCACTCGGTCGGCATCCACATGCACTCCCGGGTGTTTGTCACTCGCGCGGTAGAGAACCGCTGCTGGGGTGTGCGCGCCGCCAACAGCGGTCTCAGTTACGTGGTCGATGCCCACGGCCGCATACGCGAGCAACTGCCGCTCGACGCAGTGTCCCCACTGACGGCGAAGATCAGCCTCCTGGACGGGTTTTCGTTGTTCACTCGCACGGGTGACGTCGCCGGCAAGTTGTCGTTCTTGATCACGCTCGTTCTGGCCGTTATATTGCCCCTGGCATGGGTTCTGAAAAAGGTGAGAGCATCACGCGCAACCTAG
- a CDS encoding rhomboid family intramembrane serine protease, producing MFIPIRDDQPTLRPPHFTIALILINSAVFLYTKTLGYEGFQNVLVYFGYIPDLVLESDQYLDVPHWLYATPFTSMFLHGGWMHLIGNMLFLWIYGNNIEDYFGSIRFILFYLISGIAAIALYTLFNPNSQVPLVGASGAIAGVMGAYYVLHPQARITILIVFFFIMLREFPAKVVLGFWFVYQILMSTLDLGSGGGVAWLAHVGGFVFGYLLLRLLLAVRGRRRIGSDQPRIYRMQW from the coding sequence GTGTTCATACCCATCCGTGATGACCAGCCAACCTTGCGCCCCCCGCACTTTACGATTGCGTTGATCCTCATCAATTCCGCAGTCTTTCTGTATACCAAGACGCTTGGGTACGAGGGTTTCCAAAACGTGCTGGTTTATTTCGGCTATATTCCTGATCTCGTACTCGAGTCCGACCAATACCTCGATGTTCCTCATTGGCTGTATGCCACGCCGTTTACGTCGATGTTCCTCCACGGCGGCTGGATGCACCTGATCGGCAACATGCTCTTCCTCTGGATCTACGGCAATAACATCGAAGACTACTTCGGCTCGATACGGTTCATCCTGTTCTATCTCATCTCCGGTATTGCGGCCATTGCACTCTACACGCTGTTTAATCCCAATTCGCAGGTGCCGCTGGTGGGGGCGTCCGGCGCGATCGCCGGTGTCATGGGCGCGTACTATGTTCTTCATCCGCAGGCGCGCATTACTATCCTCATTGTCTTCTTCTTCATCATGCTGAGGGAATTCCCGGCCAAAGTGGTGTTGGGGTTCTGGTTCGTCTACCAGATACTCATGTCAACTCTCGACCTCGGTTCCGGCGGGGGAGTGGCCTGGCTGGCCCACGTGGGGGGATTCGTATTCGGCTATCTGCTCCTGCGGCTGCTGCTGGCGGTAAGGGGTAGACGCCGGATCGGCTCTGATCAACCCCGTATCTACCGGATGCAATGGTAG
- a CDS encoding protein-disulfide reductase DsbD domain-containing protein has protein sequence MPKRIRFLTLSLGLAACALLVSAGCGDETARHPVWAELVASTDTARMGEPFEVGVLLKIDPEWHVYWKYSGDAGLPTDIRWTVPDGWSVGELQWPIPTRFVENGPLTTYGYVDSVLLTAEVRPPDNIEPGAAVRLGAQVNWMVCHDECIPGKATLTLDLPMAGVHSLSVQTSTHALRFRALQELLPVASDRAGWSAQAELSPDSTNDKAMIVTLYLSSPEVAAKDVLDWFPSPSPSLLVKRVNRRVEDGVFAVSFSLQSMFGSAGTGEMFESLLVYRDKSGRERGVRVVTPLGVESVPQAAIP, from the coding sequence ATGCCGAAACGCATCCGGTTTTTGACGTTATCGCTCGGCCTGGCGGCGTGTGCGTTGCTCGTCTCTGCGGGTTGCGGCGACGAAACGGCTCGCCACCCGGTCTGGGCCGAGTTGGTTGCGTCTACCGATACGGCGCGAATGGGTGAACCGTTCGAGGTTGGTGTCCTGCTCAAAATCGATCCCGAGTGGCACGTGTATTGGAAGTATTCCGGCGACGCCGGTCTGCCGACCGACATACGCTGGACGGTCCCCGATGGCTGGTCAGTAGGCGAACTCCAATGGCCGATACCGACCCGCTTTGTTGAAAACGGTCCTCTGACCACCTACGGATATGTCGATTCGGTGCTGTTGACCGCCGAGGTCAGACCACCCGATAACATCGAACCCGGCGCGGCGGTCCGGCTGGGTGCGCAAGTAAACTGGATGGTCTGCCACGACGAATGCATCCCCGGCAAGGCGACGCTCACGCTCGATCTGCCGATGGCAGGCGTTCACTCATTGTCAGTTCAAACAAGCACACACGCGTTGCGATTTCGTGCGTTGCAGGAACTACTGCCGGTCGCTTCCGATCGTGCCGGATGGTCGGCGCAAGCCGAATTATCGCCCGATTCCACCAACGACAAAGCGATGATTGTCACTCTGTATCTGTCCAGTCCCGAGGTCGCTGCAAAAGATGTGCTGGATTGGTTCCCGTCGCCGTCGCCGAGTCTGCTTGTCAAGCGAGTGAATCGACGAGTGGAAGACGGCGTGTTCGCCGTTTCGTTTTCGCTGCAGTCGATGTTCGGTTCGGCCGGGACGGGAGAGATGTTTGAGTCGCTGCTGGTTTACCGCGACAAGAGTGGCCGTGAGCGCGGGGTGCGTGTGGTGACGCCGCTGGGTGTGGAATCAGTTCCGCAGGCGGCCATCCCGTAA
- the apgM gene encoding 2,3-bisphosphoglycerate-independent phosphoglycerate mutase: MLKKVVIVICDGLGDRPVPELGGLTPLEAARTPNLDRLATESECGMMHTLGRGHTPGSDTAHLTIFGYDIAKYYSGRGPIEVAGLGMKLKGGDVALRGNMGTVVNGMITDRRAGRIRVVAPLCEALDGMKIDDVTFIVRPGTAHRAGVIMRGAGLSDAIIDADPHKADLPLRDVTPTVNTPEAKKTADVLNRFLAKSYDVLSEHSLNKERVSRGELPANYLLVRGAGQYKEAPGFQQKYGLKACCIAGGGLYKGVGAYLGMDILDVPGATALPDTNIENKFKLAVDSLRIYDFAFVHVKAADSLGEDGNYNGKRDFIEKIDRAVPILSGLGEDTLLVWTADHSTPCEMKAHSADPVPIMFHGRGVRVDSVKAFSERACTGGGLGFMTGLDIMPQVQNLLGTLHLVGA; the protein is encoded by the coding sequence ATGCTCAAGAAGGTTGTCATCGTGATTTGCGACGGGCTGGGCGACCGTCCGGTGCCGGAGCTGGGCGGACTGACACCGCTCGAGGCTGCCCGGACGCCTAATCTCGACCGTCTCGCGACCGAGAGCGAGTGCGGCATGATGCATACGCTCGGGCGCGGGCACACCCCCGGCAGCGACACCGCTCACCTGACTATTTTCGGCTATGACATCGCCAAATACTATTCCGGCCGCGGACCAATAGAAGTCGCCGGACTTGGTATGAAACTCAAGGGGGGCGATGTCGCCCTGCGCGGCAATATGGGGACCGTTGTGAACGGCATGATTACCGATCGTCGAGCCGGACGAATCCGTGTGGTGGCCCCGCTGTGTGAGGCTCTCGACGGCATGAAAATTGACGATGTGACGTTTATCGTTAGGCCGGGGACAGCCCACCGTGCTGGGGTGATCATGAGAGGAGCGGGACTGTCTGACGCTATCATCGACGCCGATCCGCATAAGGCAGACCTTCCGCTTCGTGACGTAACGCCCACCGTCAACACTCCCGAAGCGAAGAAGACCGCGGACGTTCTCAACCGATTTCTCGCCAAATCATACGACGTACTCAGCGAGCACTCCCTGAACAAAGAGCGGGTCTCCCGTGGGGAATTGCCTGCTAATTACCTGTTGGTGCGCGGAGCGGGGCAGTACAAAGAGGCGCCCGGCTTCCAACAGAAGTACGGCCTCAAGGCCTGCTGTATAGCCGGCGGCGGCTTGTACAAAGGCGTGGGAGCCTATCTCGGTATGGACATTCTCGATGTCCCCGGCGCGACCGCGCTACCCGACACGAATATCGAAAACAAGTTCAAGCTGGCAGTGGACAGTCTGCGGATTTACGATTTCGCGTTCGTGCACGTGAAAGCGGCCGATTCGCTGGGCGAGGATGGCAACTATAACGGTAAGCGTGACTTTATCGAGAAGATCGACCGCGCCGTGCCGATATTGTCCGGTCTCGGCGAGGATACGCTGTTGGTGTGGACCGCCGATCACAGCACGCCGTGTGAGATGAAAGCCCACTCGGCGGACCCGGTGCCGATCATGTTTCATGGCCGGGGCGTGCGGGTGGACAGCGTGAAGGCGTTTTCGGAAAGGGCCTGTACCGGCGGCGGACTTGGGTTTATGACCGGGCTCGACATCATGCCGCAGGTGCAGAATCTGCTCGGCACGCTGCACCTGGTGGGCGCGTGA